CTCGTAATGCGACCACAGCGCCCAGAGCACGAGCGCGGTCTCATCTTCCTGGATCGGCAGCTTGGGCACCCCCCCGCGGATCCAGGGATGCCAGGAGCTGCCGAGCGAGCCGTCGGGGTTGTACTTGTGGAGCAGGTAGCCCTCGGGATAATAGGTGGGCTTGGGCATGAGGCCCGCGCAGAACTCGAAGAACTTCGCGGTCAGATCGTGGTGCCCGGCCAGATCGAGCGCGTGGGCCACCAGAGCGCCGTCGCGGGGCCACATGTAACTGTAGGTATCCCGGTTGAACATCGACGAATCGCCGTCGTTGGCGGCCAGGATGGCGCCCCCGTTGTCGATTTGGGTGCGGATGATCAACAGACTCCTGCGGTAGAGCTCCCGCGCCCGGTCGGAGAGGTCGTAGAGTTCCTCCGGGCGTTTGGTCACCCAGATCCGCCAATGGGTCTCGGTGGAACGCAAGAGCGACGCCGGATCTTGCTGGAGCACCCACGTATTGAGTTCTTTGACTTCGAAATAACCCTGCTCGGCCGCGATCCAAAACCGGAACCGCACCGTCTCCCCGGCCGGAATCGTCTGGCGAAGGCTGACGGTCGAATCCACCGAGCCCTGAGCGATCGGGTTCATGCCGAGCTCGCCATCCTCGGCGTCCCGCCAGGTCCCCTCCGCGCCACCGTTTTCCTTCGTCCCGATGGCATACTGGTAGATTCCCTTCCCGTCCTCGCTTCGCCCGTTGACCAGAAAATAGCGCTTGCCCTTGTAATGAATCAGCACGTCGTTGACGGGCTCGTAATAGGCGGTGTCTCCGCTCTCGGTCTCTCCAATGTGAAAATCCTGCGAGAAGAGCAAGCGGACGTCTCGGGGGTGATCCCAGTGATTGGTCACCGCGATCGACCGCAGGAAGATGGTTCGTTCGGAGTCGACCCAGTCGTGGCAGTGGAGCGAGAGCCCGAGATCGCGGTGGCTCAGGTGGACGTCGGTGACCAGCGTATCGGGGAGGTAGGTCATCTTCCGCTCCCACCCCGGGTCGTGAAACCACGAGAACCGGCCGTTCACCCAGATGCCCACCCGACTGGGATGGCCCACCGTGTTATTGTCGCGCCCCACGCGCGGGAAATAAAAATCCCGCACGCAGTAGGCGCCGTCGAAGTTCACCAGCAGCGACCCATTCCCAATCGCCAGATCCCGAGGCATCCGCGCCCTCTCTTACAGCGCCTTCAGGAAGTTGACCACGTCCTGCTGCTGCGCCTGGGTCAACGCGCGCCACCGGACCATCACGTTTCGCGCTTCGCCCCGGTTCGCGCTGGCCGCCGCCGGGCAGACGTCGGCAGCCACCGCGCCCGAATAGGTCGGCGTCGGGCACCCGGCTCCCGACGGCGGCAAGTCGTGCAGTTCGATCGCTGCCTCCAACGCCGCGTCGAAGCTGTCCACCACCAACGGCACATTCGTTCCTCCATCGCTGCTGGACTCCACCGTTCTCGCCCGGACTCCCCCCCGAGAAAAACTCGAGAGAAAGACTCGAGCATCGTGCAGGAAGGGAGGGCCGATCACGCCGATCCCCATCAGGGGCGGGGTCCGCCATTCGGTCCCGAACGCCAGCCCCTGGCCGGGAATGGAGAAATCAGCCAGGTTGCGCTGGATCTCCACGGTGCCCGCCTGAAGCGAGAAGGGCGGCGGAGGAACCGGGTTCGACTTGCCCTGCGGAATTTGCCCCATGTCATGAAGGAGAAGATCCGAGAAAATCGGGAACCACTTATTCGAGAGATGGCGTCCCCCCACCGCGGCCGGTGACTCCCCCGTCCTCATGATCGGAATATGGCAGCCGACGCAGTTGACCTTCCGATCGGTCTGATTGATCCCGTGATCGTCCCCGGTCGGCGTCAGGTCCGATCTGAGCCGGCTCCGAAAGGCGGCGAGGTCGACCCCGAAGAGATCGGCTCCGGTCTCGATGCTCGTGGCCTTTGCGGCGTCGGTGCAGTTGACGCCGTCATTGCCGAAGAGCAGGCACGGATCCAGATCCGGAAGCGAGATCATGCGGATCAGCGAGC
The genomic region above belongs to Nitrospirota bacterium and contains:
- a CDS encoding glycoside hydrolase family 15 protein, translated to MPRDLAIGNGSLLVNFDGAYCVRDFYFPRVGRDNNTVGHPSRVGIWVNGRFSWFHDPGWERKMTYLPDTLVTDVHLSHRDLGLSLHCHDWVDSERTIFLRSIAVTNHWDHPRDVRLLFSQDFHIGETESGDTAYYEPVNDVLIHYKGKRYFLVNGRSEDGKGIYQYAIGTKENGGAEGTWRDAEDGELGMNPIAQGSVDSTVSLRQTIPAGETVRFRFWIAAEQGYFEVKELNTWVLQQDPASLLRSTETHWRIWVTKRPEELYDLSDRARELYRRSLLIIRTQIDNGGAILAANDGDSSMFNRDTYSYMWPRDGALVAHALDLAGHHDLTAKFFEFCAGLMPKPTYYPEGYLLHKYNPDGSLGSSWHPWIRGGVPKLPIQEDETALVLWALWSHYELSGDRAFAKSMYDRMIRPASKFMLTYRHGGTGLPLESYDLWEERYGVLTFTTAAVCAGLEAGTRFAALFGDAELEKQCAEGAQRMKAAALTHLYRPDLGRFARMITFTSGDEYSVDPTIDSSLYGVFAFGVLPADQAEVVDTMRAIEQRLWIQTEVGGVARYENDYYHQKSGDIGRVAGNPWPICTLWLALWFIETAKTRDDLRRPKDILEWVANHALPSGVLAEQLHPYSGEPVSISPLTWSHAAYVETALIYASRYRSFEAPKGRAKSGGRRKGKQP